The Megalobrama amblycephala isolate DHTTF-2021 linkage group LG16, ASM1881202v1, whole genome shotgun sequence genome includes the window CGCTGGgaagtttaactgctcaggacaatcaagggactcatgaacaaccaccacaaaacaaaaaaacagtcgtagatcatccaggtaaccacacacagtattaaaaatcaatggttcacatatggaagtaatttaatgccaaatgttttttttttttttttataaaaagcttgttgaattgcactaagtaaaatatcttactcaggacagtactaaataaaaaataacacataATAAATGAGCTCGGAACCACTCTGGTCACAGTGACCAGAACCACTCTGGTCACAGAAAAATCCCATTGTTCAGTCTTTATCAAGCTTCACTGCTCATTTCAAGGAAGTTTTTGGAAAACCTGCctgggatttttccattggtGAGAGATTATGTAAGCTAAAACAAGGTTCCATGTCTGTGACTGATTATACTCTCCAGTTTAGAACCCTAGCTGCATCAAGTGGTTGGAACAAGCCCTGACCGCCACTTACCGTCAAGGTCTGGACCCCCgcgtgcggttgcatctcgctgcatacgaggactccattgGGCTCGAGCGATTTATCCAACTCTCCATCAGATtcgccactcgtatgcagtcATGTCTtgaagagcaccagggccagtcactTTTCCCATCCATCCTCCGCCATCCAGAATCCGTCATCCtcccagaaccagccaacgaacCCATACAAGTTGAAAACTCCTGTCTCTCATCAGCTGAGTGGCAGAGCAGGCTGACCCAGAACATCTGCTTGTACTGTGGTCAAGCTGGGCATTACATTGCTGAATGCCCCACTCACCCCGTGCAACCCATGGTGAGTGTTATCATGCCTAAGTTAAATAAGATGAAAGCGCTCACCAttgttgtaaaccttactgctgccgACTTCTGTCTTCCAGTTAATGCTCTCCTCGACTCTGGGTCAGCCGGGAATTTAATCTCCGGAGCCCTGTGCCACAAGCTTCAGCTCAAAACAACAGCCACGCCGAAAACCTACCAAATCCACTCGGTGACAGGAAGACCTCTAAGACAAGTACGCTACAGTGTTGGCCCTATTCAACTTCAAGTCGGCATTCTTCATGTGGAGGaaatccatctgctggttctggaggattcaactgctgacgtgaTTTTagggcgcccctggttggagcagcacaaccccATCATCTCCTGGAGGACAGgagagatcctgaagtggggtaaCCAATGTTTTAATGACTGTTTTCCCGAGTTTCCTGTTCCAAGTCTCCCACATTCTGAAgaaatctaaatctaaatctGCGCTACATCTGTAGAAAGTCCACTTGAAAATCGCTCAACTGACATCCCTACTTGTTACTCCCACTTCAGCAATGTCTTCTGTCCTAAGAAAGACTCCACGCTGCCTCCACactggccatgggactgcgccataGATCTGATTCcaggtgagccagtgcccagagGGAAGATCTGCTCCCtctccatcccggaggagaaggccatggaggactaTATCACTGAAGCTCTATCTCAAGGCTACATTTGTCTGTccacttcccctgctgcttccagcttcttTTTCATGGTGAAGAAGGACGGAGACTTGCGGCCCTGCATAGATTACAGACCATTAAACAAGATCACTATCAAATTCAGATACccacttcctctcgtcccatCAGTGCTGGAACATCTCCgaggtgccactgtgttcaccaagttggatctctgcagcgcgtacaacctcatccgaatacgtgagggggacgaatttatgctttttatttttaaattatttattttaaatgttaatttatttttatttaattacgtAACAGCTTTTCATTAAACTCACAAACCCCTTGCAGTTCCTACATGAAGCCCAGTCTGGGATACCCTgacataatgtaatatttaacacACACTTCATGTTATTGCTAAAGAATGGAATACATTTTCCTTTTCGTTTTGTATGTTTATAACAATATGGTAAAAGATTATCCTATTTAAATCTTTGTGATTAAATGAGTTTAGACAAAAGTAAcctaaaagtaatcaaaaagtagtcagattacattaccttaaatgtgtaatgtaatggattacATTACTAACTACAATTGTTGTCATGTAATTTAGAATCACTAACTGATTACAATTTGTAAATAATCTACCCAGCTCTGCGTGTGTATGCATGTATCCACGCATGCACACGTCCAAGGGCTCAATGTTTGGaagcacacatatacatatgtgAACGTGAACATATTGAACATGCTCTTGAAAactacatttttctcttattttcaGTCTCTCCCATTCACTTTTAAtggccggtcatttttgaccgagAAAACCACAAGTGTGATTCTCTGCCATTTTGTCCCTGGTTAATCATTAAAATAGACTAGTGTGATAAACAGTgcaatttgtttttcttcatattttatttaatattgacaaaattattcacaaataatgctttttttcccttaaaaaaCTAAAGTGCATAAGCTCAGATCAATGAGGCCTACAATTAATCAGATGCAAAAAGAAATCCAAAACCAGTTctaaatgaaagaaaacaagctgaCAAAAAGACTAAATCTAATATTTGGTCATAATATAGCataatgagagatttataagcaattttttgaaggctggtcatttttgaccgggaacaccacaagtgtgaCTCTGTGccattttgtacaaaataaaaacatttcaaagcaAACTTCCTGGTTAAACATTAAAGCACACTAGTGTGATAAACAGTGCAAAGTGTCttcatattttctttattattgtggaaataattcataaatgtttttttcactcaaaaaattAGGTGCATACTGTCACAATCACCGTCAGTTCCTGGACTCCAGTTCACATACTCTCAGATAAATGAGGCCTACGATTAATCAGAtgcaaaaagaaatacaaaaccagtcctaaatgaaagaaaataagttgacaaaaagattgaatccaatatttggtgattGCGACGACCCCTAATGTCTGTTTTCGGAAACGCAGTTCAATTCGTGAATTACTTCAATTGACTGTCAATTGGAGACACATGTCCTGGGTTAGGCGCTCCTTTAAAGGAGCCCTTCAACTGAGCCAACGGAGGACTCAGGTTTTGGACTTGGTGTTTtgattattttcacatttacacttcagcactatatactatatTACATATTCAGCCATGCACCTGTTACAAATGAGTCTCCCGCACCAGATCTCCCGCACCACCAGAGGGAGCCTTCACCTGAGTATTAACTTTTTTTGGACTCAATTTCCCATCAACCCTCATACCTGGGACTGATTACTTTGCACCTGCTGTCAATTACACATCCACTCACTCTCAAATAAAAGACACTCGTGCTTCagtgcgaagtcttgattagcCCCGgttgtcatttctgagcgtttactACCTTTCTGCCTGCTTGTGTATTGACTTGGACTGTTTATCTGGATTCTGATTTCTTCTGAGCGTTTACTACATTTCTGCCTGCTTGTGTATTGACTTGGACTGTTTATCTGGATTCTGATTTCTGCTGCCTGCCTCGACCCCTCGCCTGtttatcatttgtgttttgcttGCTGCCTGCCCTGGCTCTCTGCCCGATTCCTGGATTTGTTCACTGTTGTTTTCTGCACTGCCCTGTACTACCGTTGTCTAATAAACTGCAGATGGAGTGATCTAGCAGCGATCATGCAACtcagtgttgccagatctcgTGAAACAAATAAGCAACCAGGCCTGTgaaaacaagcccaaaacaaATGACTTTTTCTACGGAGCCCCCCTAGGTTCCGgtaagagaaaaataaataaactgtgtGCACGGTTTTACAATCCGTGGGGATGGATTTTAAACTGTGGGTACAGATTGTCAATTTACATCCATGTAGACAGATTGGTAAACTGTGCGCAGTTTTACAAAACTGCACACACGgtacagtttatttatttttctcccCCCTGAGCTTCAGGACAATGACCACAAGAGGGAGTTTAACCAccttttaacattatttaacattagaAACATTAGAAAACTTCTTCCCGTATTTCGCCCACTTTGTCCCAGGCATTGTTCCTTCAAAAAACTCTTCTACAATCCAGTCAGTCACCATCAGTTGCAACTCGTGCGCATTCctaaccagaaaaaaaaaaaaaaaaaacagattgcCCTGCTCTGCCTCTGATTGGCTAGTACTCGTTGCCATCTGGGTCAGagccaattgacccttcgccgggagtttgattgacaagcgatctaaccaatcagaacgccgcatccgccattttgtccgacaaagcagccagtagttaaaagattaacctcggtgtagttaaacttgaaaaattgtgtatactgacgtctttctgcgtttgaaacaacattcaatTCTCATGTTCACTCATGTTTATTTGacgctataaatggactagtaggaagagatgatcggtttatgagcctcttgagctgaggcactaGCAATCcgtcacgaccatggtcacgaaacattaaagagccacaaaacggtttttattgtttgaatttctttaataactacacagtttgaaagctgggactttaatatcataagtaacctgctctgtcttgtctgtcgacgtgttgtcagtatcctctttgctccacgatgtatttttcactgcgtttggtgtgacagcgccacggcttgtcggacaaagcaacagtaactaaggtgGGCGGGTCTTTGTGAATGGCCAATTAGAAGCAGGATGTGGGTGGGGAAAAACTCTCCTGTGTGTATGGGGAAAGGGGAGGACAGAGAGAACAGGCTAGAGAAACTcctacatttaaataacatatagaAAATATCTGCTTGACAACTTATGGAGCTGGGATCAAGCCCAAATAAGCAACTACACTCTAGAAACAATCCCAAAAAAACACGACCAGCGACTACCAATATTTGTAAGCgactttacagaaaaacaagcccaaaGTCGCTTATAATAaccggacttggcaacactgatgcaACTCTCGTCTGAACTATGTAGGAATCAACCCAaataattaatcaaaagtgtaattaaattacactgAATAAGAACCGGATTAACCGTAAATTATTCAGaatcaatattttaatactttattaATTATTCGTCCACTGAAATTGAGCTtaaagtattttaccaattctggacaaCATATTATCCCCTGGCcactgaaataatattttgttatgattattaattatgattatgagCAAAGTAGTGTGATCTATGTTTAAGGAAGCAATTTGGTAAGCACAGCACAAGACACTGTATGCGTGAAAAatcaaacaagactttatttaactaaatcTGGTTTGGCTTGCAGGCCAGACGATGTTCGGTCCGCCGAAAGCAAAAGCAATTTCACAATGCGCGGTATTAAGTTTTGAATGGTTTGTTGGTCCAACGCCCAGTTCTCCTGTCCTTGTATGCAGTTAGCATAATGTCCTTACAGTCCTTTTGTTCTCAAAGTTAGGGATTTTGGTCAGAACTTTGAGAAGTTAATTTTGCTGGTTCAAAAGTCGTACATCTTACATAAATCAATTTTGCATCAAAATACTGTAAAGAATTCATCCATCACAACCATACCAAACAGTACGCACTTTCTGTAATTGAGGTAGATTTCTTCAAATTTACCTGtaatcaacattttattttttaaaacacacagaaaGAATTACATAGGTtccataaacaaaataaaaacatgcttGATACATGTGAAATTTTAGAGGCTGTTTTTGGTGATAAGTTCATGTCTTTTGGCAGTGTAAGGAACCCTGCATCTGCCCAAAAACGGAATCCGATGGCCTGGGCGAAGGTTAACGtgtgtatgccttttcagcgtatctgtgaagttcacttaatttcactcgtttaatccaatttcaaatgattgttacacttaggttgtgtttccaattagagattaatcatttgttatgtattaatttagatatttgattattctgggtatctcatattttcaattattcttTCATTACGGACCCATATCACTTAGAAAAGTCACTTCGGCCATTGAGTGCCTTTCACAATCACAAACTCGCCAGTTCTGATCTTAGTCAGAGGGTGCAGAGTTTACTAATGCTTTTGAGTCAAACCGCCACATGCTTGTTCATACAACAACactgttccctttcgtgggaactatcgacactacgtcggatgacgtgatgggaaccctctgtattttgtgttcgtgaagcacctctgtatccaaccaatgaaaagacgtgacgtcagaggcgggtgacgtcacggatcaggaagctataaagcacacctgaacacaaagcacgccagcttctgttgtcttcagcaagcgctctctgtatcttgtgtgtcttatttggtgttgtttgtcttattacatataaacaagtcaagatctcttcgtctgaggacaagagtatctcacaccaatccatatatttatatataaaaaagacacgTATTATGGCGAGAAACAGCAGTGAAATGGGAGTGagcccaggcagctctcgagggagcgtCTGTGTGCACTGTAAAACTCGCTCTCAGGACACTGCTCCAGTGTTCCCCGCGGATCGGGTCCCGCTTCTGCTGAGGCAGGGCGGAGGCTCCgttcgtggggttcacaaatggatctgacaGAGGGATTAGAGACGGGCGCGCCTTTTCTCTGCCCTCACCAGCCAGGTTCAGCGCCGTCTCCCAGGTGGAAGCAcgctctgcggtttcttccccctgGTTGAGGCACCGATACTCACATGtccagctctgaggaggtggatatTGTGATATCGATCTGAGGATCGCCACCTCACACGGgagttccctttcatgggaacatcgacgctgcgtaagcgctttgggaacgcctctgcgtgttacgtcttgaagcactcgtgaaatcgaaccaatagtgtgacgggacgtcagagcgggtgacgtcacggaccaggaaactataaagcacccttgagaacaaagaacgccagcttctgaAGTCTTCAGCAGCGCTCTGTGTTatcgtgtgtcttatttggtgttgtctgtCCCTTTATATCTACACAGCAAACAAAATATCTCtttgtctgaggacaagagtattTTAGTCACCAAagcacatataatatatatatatatatatatatattgtgagaCACAATGGCGAGTTCAAGCAAGCAACAGTTTGTTAAGTGCGTTCATCCCTGCCCTCGCTTCATCACGGGCGGGGATACACACGAGATGTGCGTTGCTTGTttgggagtggagcatgcacaggcagctctcgagggagctgtctgtgtacATTGTGAAAAACTGACGCTCCGTACACTCCGCTCACGCCGCGCGTTCTTTGACAAGCATAAAGAGGGCGCCGCGGCGAGTGTTCCCCAGGGTtcgggtcccgctgctgccgaggcacagcgGCGGCTTCGGTCCtggggttcacagatggatctGGCGGAGGGGCTAGAGACGGGTCCTGCCCTATCTCGGCCTTCACCCgccagacccagtgtctctccccTGGCTGCggaagcacgcgctgcggtttcttcccccaggGTAGAGACACCTGCACCGGCGCTTCACTTATCCAGCTCCGAGGAGATGGATGTAGCGAGCGTCGGGGCTGGAGAGGAGGACCCgccatcctcatctccagctCATGAGGAGCTTTTAGATGTTGTGACTCGGGCGGTGGCAAAGTTAAAAATTGAATGGCCAGAAGAAAGACCAGAAGCGCAAACAAAAAGCAAACTGGATGAGCGCTTTCTCCCCGCCCGATCACAGCCTCAGCCCCGGGGATTGCCGTTTTTCCATgatctccacaccgaggtgtcgagaTCGTGGCACAAGCCAGCACAATTTCGTGTTTACAACCCACAAACCACtctatatagtaatatagtaggAGGTAAACAGCACggttatggggcgatgcctcagGTCGAGGAGACGCtcgcgagctatctctcgcctgAGACAGCATCGTCCCTAAAATCCCCGACTTTGCCCACCAGACCCCTGCGTACAACATCAGCGCTGGTGGGCAGGGCTTATGCCTCAGCAGGTCAGGCGGCCTCATGTCTCCACACTATGGCCATCCTCCAGGCATATCAAGCCGACCTGCTGGGGGAGATAGACGAGAGTGGCGAGGCGACTTTTGAAACTATCCAAGAGCTCAGGAAGGCTACCGACTTatctctccgggccaccaaggagacggcaaAATCAATaggccgctctatggcagccctggtggccacggagagacaTTTATGGCTCAACTTATCAGATATAAAAGAGCGAGATAAGTCTGTGCTTCTGGATGCACCTGTGTCTCCCctgggcctcttcggcgactcGGTTACATCTgtcgtcgagaggttccaggaggcAAAAAGACAGTCGGCGGCCTTCCAAAAGTTCCTCCCTCGCCGCTCTGCCGAGGCTGCTGagcgggagcagcctcggccATCTACAAGCTCCTCTACTGCGCATAGAGCGCAACAGAAACAAAGTGTTGCCACCCGTGCTCCCCCGCAAAGATCTTGGGGACCGGGGAGGGCAACGCAAGCGAAGCCTTCCAGGGGTAAGACAGATCTGCGGACTGTCATTATCGCGAGGAAGGCTTCGAAGAAGTCCTGACGTCAGGGGTTCAGGACTtctgagggcagccccctccggaGAGGGTcttgtaaaattaaaatctatAATACTAACCCCTCTTCGgcgccctcagggggccgttctgccaaccccGCCGTCTCGTGCGTTACGGGGCGCAGCGGTCCCCACCGACCCTCTGAGGAGGGCCGGTCAGCGCTTGATTCGACTCCTCCCTGCCGGTGCGCCGCTCCAGGGCgtcgagccaagtgctcaaaaaacaccagagaccagccTCGAGAGgttggttcccttagtagaatttcTGGAAGAGTGGAAACGTCTTCCCAATATTTCTCAGTGGGTACTGCAGAtgatagaaaagggttacaaaatacaattcgggtctcgcccgcccCAGTTCAACGGGGTCCTCCCTACAGTGGTGGGCCCCCAGCAGTCTCTGGTCATGGAACAAGAAGTTATgacacttttgcaaaaaggagctatagagagggttcctcctcccggcaaacagtcagggttttacagccgctacttcatagttccgaagaaggatggaggatTGCGTCCTATTCTAGATTTACGCATGTTAAATCGCTCAGTACAAaagctcaagttcaagatgcttacactcagacagatcaccacacagatcaggtccgaggactggttcgtgacaatagatctgaaagacgcgtactttcatgtgtcAATCCATCCTTCACattggaagttcctcaggttcgctttcgggggcgaagcttaccaatacaaggTTCTTCCGTTCGGCCTATCTCTTTCACCCCGCACCTTCACAAAGTGCGTGGATGCGGCTctggctccgctgagactccagggcatccgcgtgctgaattatatcgacgactggttgattctggctcaatcagagcaacaggcagttcaacatcgagatgtagtTCTGTCACACATGAGAAGGTTAGGGTTGAGACTCAATAccaagaagagtgtgcttcTTCCAGCTCAAACTACCAGCTATCTAGGGGTAGTTTGGAATTCCACGACGATGCAGGCACATCTGTCTCCTGCCCGGGTGAATTCTATTCTCTCAAccgtgaaaggggtgaaattaggccagtcactcactgtaaaacagtttcagaaactgttaggtctgatggcagccgcttccaacgtgataccttttggtctgctgcacatgagaccgttgcagtggtggctcagaaccagggggttttctccgaggggaaatccttttcgcacaATCaaggtcacgcggcgatgccttcgcgCCTTGGCAGTATGGAAGAAACCCTGGTTTCTGTCCCAAGGTCCTGTGTTGGGGGCTCCTTGTCGTCGCAAAATGCTAACGACGGATGCGTCTCTCacaggctggggggcgatcatgagtggtcgctcagctcagggtctttggggggACCATCATCGTTCCTGGCATATAAAtcagctggagatgatggcggtatttcgagcactcaaatacttcctcccagacctgaggggccatcACGTGTTAGTTCGTACAGACAACATGTCGGTGGTCTCctatatcaaccatcaggggggtctgaggtCTCGCCAGTTGTGCAAATTATCACATCAGATCCTCCTATGGTCCCAGGGGAAATTTCTCTCTCTGAGAGCAGCTTATATCCCGGGACATCAAAATGTGggggcagacatcctgtcgaggcaggggccgaggcccggggaatggaggcTCCACCCCGAGGTGGTGGAGCTGATATGGAAGAATTTCGGTCGCGCAGAAGTCGACCTGTTTGCCTCGAAAGAGACGTCTCATTGCCCGTTGTGGTATTCTTTGACCCATCCAGCCCCTCTGGGgctggatgctatggtacagacgtggccgaggctgcgtctgtacgcttttcccccgatcgctctgctccccggagttctggagagggttCGACGGGACGGGGTCCGTCTAATATTGGTAGCCCCGTTCTGGCCGACCCGGATATGGTTCACGGATCTAGTATCCCTCTTAGAAGGCTCCCCCATGGAGATTCCGATCAGGCAGGACCTTCTGTCTCAAGCAGGCGGCTCAATAGTTCACCCCCGCCCGGAgatatggaaactgtgggcctggcccctgagggggcCGAGCTCATAGAATCCGGTCTCTCAACCGAGGTTGTAGAGACCAttctccactccagagctccatCCACGAGAAAACTTTATGCGTATAAGTGGAAGCTGTTTGCTACTTGGTGTAGCCGACTACAGGTGGATCCGTTCCACTCCTCCATCAGTCATGTACTGCAATTTCTCCAGGGAAAATTCTCGGATGGTTTAACCCCTTCTACATTGAA containing:
- the LOC125249543 gene encoding uncharacterized protein LOC125249543, translated to MASSSKQQFVKCVHPCPRFITGGDTHEMCVACLGVEHAQAALEGAVCVHCEKLTLRTLRSRRAFFDKHKEGAAASVPQGSGPAAAEAQRRLRSWGSQMDLAEGLETGPALSRPSPARPSVSPLAAEARAAVSSPRVETPAPALHLSSSEEMDVASVGAGEEDPPSSSPAHEELLDVVTRAVAKLKIEWPEERPEAQTKSKLDERFLPARSQPQPRGLPFFHDLHTEVSRSWHKPAQFRVYNPQTTLYSNIVGGKQHGYGAMPQVEETLASYLSPETASSLKSPTLPTRPLRTTSALVGRAYASAGQAASCLHTMAILQAYQADLLGEIDESGEATFETIQELRKATDLSLRATKETAKSIGRSMAALVATERHLWLNLSDIKERDKSVLLDAPVSPLGLFGDSVTSVVERFQEAKRQSAAFQKFLPRRSAEAAEREQPRPSTSSSTAHRAQQKQSVATRAPPQRSWGPGRGAVLPTPPSRALRGAAVPTDPLRRAGQRLIRLLPAGAPLQGVEPSAQKTPETSLERLVPLVEFLEEWKRLPNISQWVLQMIEKGYKIQFGSRPPQFNGVLPTVVGPQQSLVMEQEVMTLLQKGAIERVPPPGKQSGFYSRYFIVPKKDGGLRPILDLRMLNRSVQKLKFKMLTLRQITTQIRSEDWFVTIDLKDAYFHVSIHPSHWKFLRFAFGGEAYQYKVLPFGLSLSPRTFTKCVDAALAPLRLQGIRVLNYIDDWLILAQSEQQAVQHRDVVLSHMRRLGLRLNTKKSVLLPAQTTSYLGVVWNSTTMQAHLSPARVNSILSTVKGVKLGQSLTVKQFQKLLGLMAAASNVIPFGLLHMRPLQWWLRTRGFSPRGNPFRTIKVTRRCLRALAVWKKPWFLSQGPVLGAPCRRKMLTTDASLTGWGAIMSGRSAQGLWGDHHRSWHINQLEMMAVFRALKYFLPDLRGHHVLVRTDNMSVVSYINHQGGLRSRQLCKLSHQILLWSQGKFLSLRAAYIPGHQNVGADILSRQGPRPGEWRLHPEVVELIWKNFGRAEVDLFASKETSHCPLWYSLTHPAPLGLDAMVQTWPRLRLYAFPPIALLPGVLERVRRDGVRLILVAPFWPTRIWFTDLVSLLEGSPMEIPIRQDLLSQAGGSIVHPRPEIWKLWAWPLRGPSS